In the Callospermophilus lateralis isolate mCalLat2 chromosome 7, mCalLat2.hap1, whole genome shotgun sequence genome, ataaacaatcaaACGATCGTGGTATTGCATTAATATAACCCTGCATGAGGGATGTGGTAACACTCAGAAAGAAGTGATCCATTTCATTCCAGTAATGGGAGAGGAGAGTTATAATTAACACTTAAGCTCAGGGAGATGAGGAAGGACCCTGGAATAGCAGGTGTTAGAGGATGTGGGAATGGAGCAATGATTCTAAAATGCAGCTTGGTGACCAGTGTCACTCTAGAAGGAAGCTTTTATTGGCTTGTAGCAAATTGAGGATAAGAATAATATGATCATCCTGAGGGATGGAAAAGGTGATACATATGATCCAAGATTCATTCAAGATAAAACATccattcacagatattttaaatattcattcttGATGAAAATTAAGAAGGGGATTTCATAATCTGATAAAGATTGCTCTTAAAAAATATACAGCAACATAGTATTGACAAGTGAAACGTTGAAATCTTTCTTGTGTGGTAGAAGAGGAGGATCTCTACTTCATTCTCAGCTACTCAACATGATACCAAAAGTAACCACAGTACAGGAGAccagaaaaaaagaatcaaaaggtATGGAGATTGGCAAGGAATAAATGATACTTCTTATTTTTCAGCTGTCATGCAGAAAATCTAAAATAATCTGTAGATACATGATCAGAGTGGGTAAGAGAGAAGAGCATGTTTGCTGGATATGAAATCAACCTGCAAATCAGTTGTATTTCTCTATATAAACATTGAGcaattggaaaataaaatttaaaaggataaCTTCAAAAACGTAAGACACATTGGAataaatataatagaagatatgcAAAATTCCTTATAGAGAACTTTTATAGATATTATGAGAAAGCAATAAAAATCCAAATAAATATGAAATACACCACATTTGATACTTGAAAGGCATAAGTTCTTTCCAAAATGATCTATAGAATCAATGTAATCCATATAAAAATCCCCCAAATTTCTCtgtgttgtatgtgtgtgtgtgtgtgtgtgtgtgtgtgtgtgtgtgatttaagtagatttaaaaagttatatgtaaggactggggatgtagctcagtgatagagcactttcctagcatgttgtgaggccctgagttccatctcatcactgaaaaacaaacaaaataacttCAAGACAGCTTTGAAGATCAGGTAAGAGGTCTTGCACTACTAGGTACCAAGACACTTTATAAATCTATAGTTGAACCCGGGGCAGTTTTACTACTTAGCTACAACCAAAagcccttaatttttttttttttacattggaattgaatccaggagcgcttaactactgagccaaatccccagtccttttttatatattttattttcagacagggtcttaataagttgctaagcacctcattaagttgctgaggctggctttgaatttgtaatcctccttctagaattacaggtgtgagccactgaacctggctcctttaaaattttttaaaattttcagacagggtctcatgaggTTGCCCAGATTAGCCTCCACCTTGAATTCCTCCTGCCTTATCTACCTCAGTAGTTTTGATTACAtaaggtgtgtgctaccatgcctggctataaATCTATAATATCTTTCACAGTATGGCGAGGGCTCAGAATCTGATTGTCAAAAGGTTGGGCACATGATGATTTtaagggggaagagagaggtTTATAATCTGGAAGGAGCATATGGGAAGCTCCTGGGGTACTGACAGTTTTATTTCTTGACCAGGACGATAATGATACAGGTATTTGCTTTTTTTGCAATTCATTAAGTtctacatttctctctctctctctctctctctctctctctctctctctctctgtgtgtgtgtgtgtgtgtgtgtgtgtgtagcaaagcttacttttttttttaaataagaaagtaTAACCAAGTCACTAGAGACAGATGCTGGGCTGGAGTGACGTGGGGTGGAGCTTCTCTCTTGGTGCACACACATACTGTCAATTTCCTGTCTCAGGCACATTTTGAATTATTTTGACATGCACTGGCCAATGATGATGAATCTAAGTTCACCAAAAGAAATATTCTATTAAAACAGTCATCttctttgtttttgcagtgctggatattgaacccaggaccttgtgcatgcttagGCAAATACTCAAATTCTTTTCTACACCTATCAGCACTCCCTCAACTCCCAATAACTTTCAGCTCATCACTGCATACAACCTAGCCTCAATCCAGCCCCTCCTGTACCCCAGCATAGGTTGTAGTGTAAGTGGAAAGTGCATTTGGCTGCTATTGCTATCTCTTGCTATTTTTCTCCTCTACCCTCAACTTGTCATTGCCAATGTTAAAATAGTCCTTACTGGTCCTGCAGTTATCCTCTTAACTCCTCCGATTTCTGTTTTCTGCAGCATATAGAAATTCAGTGATGAAGGAAGTTGAGCTAAAAGACAAATAAAACCCAAAGGGGGAAGAGAAAGACTGGAGAGAGCAAGTGTCCAGCATCCATACAAACCCCCTGGCCACCAGCTATGGGTTCACTGTTGTTTCCAGATGTCTGAATAGTTCAACCCTAAAATCCCATTCTGATAGTCTATTTATAAGTGAGTGAACATAAGAAGAGATACTAAGATGTTTCAGCTGATGTGCAACAGAAACAAGCCACACTCAAATTGCAGATGCATAAGCAAAAGAAATGGCtgctgttgttttaagccacttcaTTGTGGAGTGGATTGTTATGTAGCAATAAGTAACTAACACAACTCCTACGGCATGGATTTTGACCTTGGTTGTCCAGCTAATGCAagaggacaggaatatttttaatgGGGTTGTAGAAATAGTTCATGTTTTACAAGGATCCACGTTGGGTTGGTACAAGTGTGGAGAAGGGATTGAAGGGGGCCAATGCTAGAGACAGAAGAGAATTAGGTTTGAAATAGAGGCCAGAGAAAGCCTTTTTATATGACTCACCAGTGTTAATCACAAGCCCAGATGAATGGTTTTGGGCAATCTGGACAGTTCTATTCCACTGGCAAGGGATTGCTTCAGGAATTGGTGTGTGTTTGGGCTGATTGAAGCATGTTCTCACTTTCATATGTTGAGTAGGAATGTGATTACATTTGAAGATACGATTTTAAAGAGgcaattaagttaaaatgaggtaATTAGGATGGATTCTAATCTGATATGGCTGGTATCCTATATGGGAAAATTTGGACACAAAGAGAGACACCAGGAATGGACTGCACACAGAGATTGGACCATGTAAAGACACAGAGAGGTGGCTACTACAGCTAAGGAGAGAGGCCTCAGAAGGAATCAGACCTCAGAAGGAACTAGAGCTGGGCATGTGTACCTTCAACTTCTAGTCTCCAGTCCTGTGAGAAAATAGGTTGGTGTTGTTTAGAGGACCAGTCTGAGCGTGGGTAAAGGAAGCCCCATGGAGTTAGTGCCACATGTGACCATCTCAGGCCAAAGAGACATTAGGAGCAAGAAGCTGGGGGACTCTGGAGAAAGCTTGCTGTCTCCTGAAAAGGAGCCACAGGAAAAGATGAGCCCTCCTCCCTCGGCTTGTAGGTAATGCCTGGAATACCAGTCGCCATCTTGAACTCAGTCGTAGGATGGAGTCTGGTGGAGAGAAGCTAATGAGTCAGTTAAGCATAAATCCCACCCTCTTTCTAGATTTTTTACTTCATTAAGTGATATATTTGCTTTTCGTTTAAGCCACTTGGAGATGGGGTTTCTATTAATCACCACTGAATGTGTCCTATATAATCTAGACCTTAACTAAACAAGTGTCAAGGGCAGTGGGATTTGGAGGAGGTGGCATGGGGAACAGATTGCAGAGGAAGAAGGAGGTACAATCAGTGGGACACAGTCACTGACTTAATTTTGGTGGTTAGAAGGGATAATGTCCCTCAGACAGATCCACCATTTTCCTAGACTCTTTGATTCAATCAATCAGTAGTAGACTCTTCCATGATGCCAGGAGGTGAGTCTGGAGACCTGGGCTCTGCCCCTATGCTTTCTCCATGAAGATGGAATGTATACTAAAgatgtcaaaatatgaaaaaatacatctcagaattaatttaaaaagaactatatattttctctctgtgtttgtgtgtgtgtgtgtgtgtgcagttttTCTGGGTTTATTTAAGTACAAATGAAATACACACAGGAGTCTCCTATTCATTTCCTTCACTGTGCAGCCTGGCATTGGAGCTGGTGACTCTGAGGGCCAGTAGGGTTTCTTTTTTCACAATGGCTTTGAGGTTCTTGGTAGAAATACTGTGAGCAATTTCATCACAATAAGACTCCTTGCTCAGCAGCAGCATTTCCAGATCTCTGACATTGGGGACCAGGAACCTCCAGAGGCCACTGGAAGCATGGGCTTTTCTTTCTTGTTGCTCCCATAACCAATGTTGGGAATCAAGCTGTGACCCTCGAATCTTCTCTGTACCCAGTTGTGGCTATCCCTGGGTTTCTATTGGTTATATTTTTGACATATCAGCCTGACTAGAGCTGAATGAGCTTCTTGTTCCTCTTTTTGATGACCTTGGACTTCGTGAGAGGTCTGAGACTGTGATAATGCTGAGCAGGAGATTGCTGTACCACTGCAGGCAGTGCAAGGaggggagaggggcagaagtgggCATTCCTTCATGggcactgttttatttttttctctcaataTCTCTGATTATTTTGTACAAATCTGAACTTTGAACCCACAAAGATAAAAATATTAGCTTAATCAAAGAAAGGTTCACAATCTTTTCCTATGGGTTGCAAAGTTATCAGTACTGTAATGAATTAGGGATGTGGTGTCACTGAGGAGGAGCCAATCACTTCTATTATAGGCTGATGGGATTTGGACAACATTGGAACAGGAATGATATAGGAGCTTTGAAGCATCAAAGAGGCTTTTTACTGACTTACTCCCCACATGCAATGGTAGTAAAGTTTCAATAGTTTGTGACAAAATGAGGAAATCAAGGACAAAATAGCAAAACTTTGTATGGAATGACATTTCTTCAAGCTAAAGGCTTCTACTGATCCTGAAATGGTACCTTCCCTATTTTGTTGTTTCCTTGTTCTATAAAATGATGATGATAGTAAATACTTAATTTTAGAAAAAGGCTTTACTTATCAGGAAAGAAAGGCACAAAGAAAAACCCAAAATCATCATCAACTCTTGAtagtctcatttatttttatttttaaaaaaataaacaggtccATGAAACTTAAAATCTAGGAACAATGCTAGTAGTTGACCTCTAATATttgtcctgcaaattccatgaattttcaTTGTTTGTCTTTCCTATCATAACCAGAGACTTCACCTCCTTAGGCATCATGCCAGGGGAGGGTGAGTCTGGAGACCTGCCCCTAGGCTTTCTCCATAAAGAACTCAGCTCTCACCTCTCATTAGGAGCCTCTGCAGAAAAATATCCAGTCTCCATTCAGCTGGCAACTTCAGCTCCTGGCCCTGTGTTGGCAGAAGGGGTTTGCTTTCTGTGAGTTTAAAGAGTCTTTATTTCAGCTCAGGTCTGGGTTAGTTCCTAGAGATGTGTggagttgagagagagagagagagagagagagagagagagagagagagagaaagagagcactTTGAGTCTTTGTAGGATTAGGCATGAGTGGGAACAgggataaagaaaaaagaatataatcaacacagtgaCTTTCATCTTGCTTTTTTTTAGGCTACCATGACCCAACTCGGCTTCCTGCTGTTCCTCATTGTGGCCAGCAGAGGATGCAGTGCTGGTGAGTCTCCCTGTCAGGGGCCCAGTCCCCCAGCTCACCTGCACACAGCTTTCAAAGAACACACACTAGGCAGGGCTGCTTCCAGGAAGGGGGACTCTCCTGAGCCAGAGATGACGTCTTTGAGAGGCACAGAGGCCACCTTGGATGTAGTCTGAGTGCTAATTTCTGGCCTCTGGAGGGACCTGGTCTCTAGCAGTGAGAGTATTGCTAAGACATATCCTGGGTCTGGTTCTTTGTCTCTGTGTGGTCCTGAGGGAACCCTAGTAAGCAGTGTGGCCTCTCCTTGCCATTTTCCACTATGATGGCCTGCATTGACCTTGGGATTTCCGTGGCAATTGTGGACATGCTCTGTGCCCAGAGAATGTTCTCTTCATACTCCTCTCTATAATAAGAATACCAATGGCGTTTTACAATCTgtttcttttaattaattaattaatttattttttaaagagaaacacCTGTTTCTTTCCagagtactggggattcaacccaggggcctctaccactgacccacatcaccagcatgttttattattttgagatagggtctcactaagtcaccaGATCACAGGTGTTTACCCCCATGGCTGGCTGAGAAAAGCATGTTTTTACATATTATCTCACTTGATCTTTACAAAAATACTAGTTATCAGCTTCATCTTAGgcagaaggaaactgaggctcaggtgtGGCAAGTAGAACCCAAGGACTGTTCCCTGGAAGCCTGAGCTACTTAGGCCTGCATCCCTCTGACTTGAAAGCTTGTGATGCTTCCAGCCCTCCATACTTTTAGACTGGTTTGCAGAGTTGACGCTCGTGTACAAGGTtcttcattctgtgcccctgctggtctCCTGGTTGGAGTCTCAGCTCTGTCACCTCACCCTCTGCCTCAACCACCTTAAGCTACCTGTATTTCCTCCTCAAGCCAGGCTTTGCTTCATTCTTTTCTCCAGGTCTTTGGACATGTTTTTCTCCTGCCttgaattctcttttctttcttccaacTGATGAATCATGTCTATTCTCTCAGAGTACACTGTAGTGTCACCAGAACTAGAAAGCCTCTGTCACTAAGTCATCCTACCCCAGACAACCCCCAGCTCCCTTCAGACTTCTCTATTCTCATCTCAGAGTCTATCTCTTGTTCTCCTGAGCTTATCCTTCAttccttttaataaaattttctgtTGGTTTTGGCACCTCCCTCTAGAGGTGAGTTCCTGGGGATGTTTAATTTCTTTGAATGCCGGGTGCCCAGGGCAGGGCTTGGCCCAGCACGAGGTCCTGTGGAGGGAGGGAGGTAACCTGTGCTGGATGCTGGCTCAGATGGGCTGATGGATGATGCTGGATAGCTCAGGGTCTTTCCACCCAGGCAGCGAGGCTCTGCCACAGAGGTGGAGTGAGTTGGGGATTAGTGGCAAGGGAAGGCTGGGTTTTGTGTCAAAGCAGCAAAGAGAATGAAACTCTGCATATTCTCTAGCTGTGAGCAATGCTGTTTCCAAGGAATGGACCTGGTCTTCACTGTCTGCATCTCTACCTAGAAGCTGCAAAGAAATCAAAGAGAAATGCTTTAATGCAGATGGTAAGTAACGAACCCTATCAAGATTttgtcctctgagaagtttcaatttatttatttggtctATCTGTTTGGTTTTagcttgttgaaaaaaaaaattggtactggggattgaacctgggcactttaccattgagctacatcccaaggacTGCCCCTGACCATTAGCCtacttttttgagacaaggtctgactaagtttctgaggctgatctcaaatgtgtgatcctctgcctcagtctcctgagttgttgggattacagaaaTGTGTCACTGTACCACGCTGGATATTTTTTAGTTTAAAAGaatgtgacaaaatgtatatattatttattggATGAGCTTCGTCATTTTAAGCAGTTTTAAGTGTACATTTCAGTAGCAGGAATTACTTTCTCAGTGCTATGCAGTCATCACCACCATCCACCTGAAGAAAATTTTCATTACCTCAAACAGATACTCTATTAAGTAATGAATCTGTATTTTGCCTTTTCTAAGGACCAGGTAACTGCTGTTGTATTTTCTATCTCTGTGAATTTGCCTATTCTAGTTACCTGGCATATTTTacaacttagcataatgttttcaaggtttataCATGTAGCATGAATAATTACTTCATTTTATGACATGTATCTATACACATTTTATCAATTGTGTATAGATACATGTCAATATATGCACAATCTAGATTGTATATGATGTGCGTGTATACACAccccatattttatttatctgtgGAATATTTGGGTCGTTTCTATGAGTCTTGTGACTAATGCTACAATAAATATTAGTGTACAAATACCTGTTGTGAGATCCaatttttaattcctttgtgCATGTactagaagtggaattgctgagtCATATGAAAATTCTGTGCTAATTCTGAGAGGAACGTTGCTGAGAGCTTGGATAATTCTGTGTTCTGCCTCAGTCAGTAGGTTATGTTATTCAAACTTGGGGGTGTTCCACTACACTAAGGGATGCATAGTGACAGGACTCAGGAGAGGAGCCCTTAGGCCATGTTTCTAGTTCCCAGAGCTGTCCTGGTCATGGCACTGAGATGGCGTGAGCTCCCAGACAGGGAGGCTCTGGGCTGGTTCTCTCCACAGATGGCCTGTATCTCCTCCGGGCCAAGAACGGTGCCGTCTACCAGACCTTCTGTGACATGACCTCTGCGGGTGGTGGCTGGACCCTGGTGGCCAGTGTGCACGAGAACAACATGGCTGGGAAGTGCACGGTGGGCGATCGGTGGTCCAGCCAGCAGGGCAACAGAGCAGACTACCCAGAGGGGGACGGCAACTGGGCCAATTACAACACCTTCGGGTCTGCAGAGGCGGCCACCAGTGACGACTACAAGGTGGGTGCCACTGGGAAAGGGTGAGGACCTGAGTGTGGCTGAGCACAGCATGCAGGAGGGGGGTTGGAGGGGGTCTGTGGACATGGGGCTGGAGCAGAAGAGAGAAATAGTCACATGCCTCGCATCCCAGCTTCCTCCCACAAGCCCAATAGGCAGTGGGTGGTGGTGGGGGCATGATCTGCTGGAGGTGGGTGTGTGTGAGCACGGCTGGCCATCTGTCCCCCTGGAGCCCAGAGCTGTTAGCTTAACTGACAAAGCCCATGTGTGTCTTTTGCCCCTGTGGGACCTTCTGGGCTGGTCAGTCTCAGTGTTGGTTGCTTTCCAGAACCCTGGCTACTACGACATCCAGGCTGCAGACCTGGGCATCTGGCATGTGCCCAACAAGAGCCCCATGGAGAACTGGCAGAACAGCTCTCTGCTGAGGTACCACACCACGACTGGCTTCTTCCAGCATCTGGAACATAATCTGTTTGGCCTCTACCAGGTACACAGCCAGGGCTGTTGGCAGGGGAACACTTAAGTGTTCAGGATGGGGGGACAAATCAGCTCTCTGGAGCCATGTCCTGAttgagtggctggaaaaatcaaaaTTGTCACATTGCTcatgactaaaacactcaggggtcactccagggaactgggctaactgggctacatgaaataaccacacaagagacagaaatacctttttctttgggggtgctatgacagctcctctgaccataagggtccacagaaagagGGAGTGAGGGAGCATGTGCtgtccccttttattgaggagaaaccattcaaatgaggcaaggggtcaggtttcagggggctgagtgtagcttcatgatgtctgctgtcagcaggttgactgacatctaggaaggccacacccaaggacagagtaagggaaggggacacacaaaaggagtttccatggaacattctatcccaaacaggacaAGGGGTTgatatcacaaaggaacaggtgagcgtagcttGACCCATGGGGCTGCAGGAAGGCACGCCTACGCATGAAGACACATTTGGTTGCATTATTTCTACCCTCAAGATTGGGGCTACCGTCTTCAGTTACTTAAAAGTGGCCAGACCATTGGAAGTGACCAACAGTGCCTCAACCAATCAGGAGAGGAAAAACACTGGTCACATGACATGGCAGCCTCccacatattccccctttcttaATATAAAAAAGTAACTGGGGAATTCTATCTTTCAGTCACTGGATTCTTAGTCCGAGGTCATCATGATCTGCTATTGAAACCCAAAAGGAATTAGTAGAAAACATATAACTTTAATATCACAATCAATTTGGAAGATCcaggttattattattacttccCCAAACACTCATCAGAAGATTCTTAATCTTTTCCCAATTTTATTGGGAGGCATTGCATTTGGCCATAGTAACATAGACACTTTCATTGGCATTTAAGCCTCTCCATAAACCATAGAGCAAAGGGCTCATTCACATTATTCATTACATTGTCTTCTAGAGCATTATAATCCAGTTCTCATCCTTCTATCAGCACTTATCTGACTATGAAGGATCTTGGAAGTAATTTAAGTCAAACATTAAGAAAACTCATGCGTTGTAAGTTTTAAGATATAGCCACAATGACTGTAATTGAAAAAGGAAGGAATAATATTTAAAGTAGTCACTTCAGGGATCATGAGACCAGCAGCTTGCCTAGGTCTGATTAATTGGCATGCACCTGTTTCAAAGCCTGAACATTAACTTCAGCATATTATAGCTCTGAAAAATTATCTGTCAATAACTAATGATATAATTAGTTGTATTTTTATAAGCTACAGGATATTTATTATCCTTTCTCTTAATTCTCACATTTGAGGAATTAATTAGGTCTGTCAGTAATGTAAATACTCTTGAAAAAGTCTATTTGAATAATCTTTCTGACAATTGTCCAGATATAGTCTTAATCACTAAAGACCAGCATAATTGGCTGGTTTAGGTTCCTCATCTGTTGTCTTCTTCTCAAAAGATACTCCTACTCAGGCTGTTTTCCATAGGCTCAACATACAACTGACCATTACAGTCAGTACAATTAATCTAGTTTCATGGGTGGACTTTCTATAACGTACATTAAAGGTGGACCTGGGAAATAGGCCCATACAAGtcttttcataatttttacttACCTGACAAGCTCATGAAGCTACGTGGCTATAAACTCTGTAGCTGGAAATTTACCTTCTTGTTCTAGATTTCTTAGTCATTATCATGATGACTGGTTTAAATTCTCCTTTGAAATCTGATTTAATTTACTGAAATGTGTTCTGTAACATTAAGACTCTCAATAAAacaatttaagaaaaatttttaaaatattttgtaagacCTAGTGTGTGTCTCTGGGGTCCTATTCTCCCCCTcttctttatttaataaaattgagtAAAGGCTTGGCGTAAGCCATAGTATCATCAGTTTAAGTTATAGATAATAGTATAAGTATTTAAATGATAAGAATATTTACCTTTTATTgattattgtattttttaatataGATTAGTTGATCCATTCTAACAATTTTAAAAGAACTCTTGATCTCTTCTTGAggtcttaaaatattttagaatattatCCTTTAAATAGGTATCTCTTAATTGTCTTTTAAAAAGTATGATTAAGGTTATTTCCCAGTGTAGGAAGCAatatataaatcttaccatatttTTTATGGATAATAGATCCAGTCAGAGAACTTATATAATATCAATGAGTTTTTGAAGTTTGTAACATTTATTGTTCAAAATTAACATACGACTTTAATTTGGAGAACTTCAGTCCTAATAAAATATTCTCCCAAATCTCATAATTATCCAACAGTGTCTTTGAATCAATCAAATTTAGTCTCCAAGGACAATTATCAAAATTGGGATCTAAGTCAGTAGTTTAATatatttagtgtttaattgagGATATGAATTTATTCACCAAAATTAATCCTTGCCTTAAACAGTAAGAATCATTAGGCAATAAAGATCTTTCTTTAAGGAAATAAACTCAAGATTTTAATAAGTCTTTATCATGTCAAAATATGGACAAAATCTTAGCTCACATCAGTATAGTAAAATTAGTGAAAAAGCCTGAAATATCCTTGAATTAATCAGTTAAAAATTTTATAGTTAATCTGGTACATATAAATATCTTTGTTAATTGTTTTAACTTTCT is a window encoding:
- the LOC143403704 gene encoding intelectin-1a-like, whose translation is MTQLGFLLFLIVASRGCSAAVSNAVSKEWTWSSLSASLPRSCKEIKEKCFNADDGLYLLRAKNGAVYQTFCDMTSAGGGWTLVASVHENNMAGKCTVGDRWSSQQGNRADYPEGDGNWANYNTFGSAEAATSDDYKNPGYYDIQAADLGIWHVPNKSPMENWQNSSLLRYHTTTGFFQHLEHNLFGLYQKYPVKYGLGKCLNDNGPAIPVVYDFGDAQKTSSYYSPIGQMEFVAGFVQFRVFNNERAANALCAGMRVTGCNTEHHCIGGGGFFPEGNPIQCGDFSAFDWNGPGTHVGYSSSREITEAAVLLFYR